A section of the Perognathus longimembris pacificus isolate PPM17 chromosome 7, ASM2315922v1, whole genome shotgun sequence genome encodes:
- the Lrrc42 gene encoding leucine-rich repeat-containing protein 42 — protein sequence MAYYLKSESHLDPGPIYVRENGQLHMVNLALDGVRSSLPKSKPFRLFPKGFSVELCMNREDDTAQKEKTDHFIFTYTREGNLRYSAKSLFSLVLGFISDNVDHIDSLIGFPEQIAEKLFSAAEARQKFTQPGAGLRALQKFTEAYGSLVLCSLCLRNRYLVISQKLEEIKSFRELTRLDLSCCKLGDEHELLEHLTNEALSSVTQLHLKDNCLSDAGVRKMTAPVRVMKRGLENLTLLDLSCNPEITDAGIGYLLSFRKLNCLDISGTGLKDIKAVKHKLQTHIGLVHSKVPLKEFDHSNCKTEGWADQIVLQWERVTVESVQPRKNMDLRKTALNFYQTRAPMEASRKCPLADTHMNSSGKLQFYREKASDCHGPSLKHEAALSQETKKSKKRAFEESEPEQNNTPQSSKQKYVCLTVDDWDLLNSY from the exons ATGGCTTACTACCTCAAGTCAGAAAGCCACCTAGACCCAGGACCCATCTACGTGCGAGAAAATGGGCAGCTGCACATGGTCAATCTGGCTCTGGATGGGGTCAGGAGCAGCTTGCCGAAGTCAAAGCCCTTCAGACTGTTTCCCAAAGGCTTTTCCGTGGAGCTTTGCATGAACAGGGAAGATGACACTGCACAGAAAGAGAAGACTGATCACTTCATCTTCACATATACTCGGGAAGGGAACCTTAGGTACTCTGCCAAATCCCTCTTCAGCCTCGTCCTGGGCTTCATCTCCGACAATGTTGATCACATTGATTCCCTTATTGGCTTTCCTGAGCAAATTGCTGAAAAGCTGTTCTCTGCTGCTGAAGCCAGGCAAAAATTcacacagccaggtgctgggctGAGGGCCCTACAGAAATTCACTGAGGCCTATGGAAGTCTGGTGCTTTGCTCCCTATGCTTGCGAAACAG GTATCTGGTGATTTCACAAAAACTTGAGGAGATTAAGTCTTTCCGGGAGCTGACCCGCTTGGATCTTTCCTGTTGCAAACTTGGAGATGAGCATGAGCTTCTAGAGCATCTCACCAATGAGGCCCTGTCTAG TGTAACTCAACTACATCTGAAGGATAATTGTTTATCTGATGCTGGAGTACGGAAAATGACAGCACCAGTTCGAGTGATGAAAAGAGGCCTTGAGAATCTAACACTGTTAGACTTATCTT GTAACCCTGAGATCACAGATGCTGGAATTGGATACCTCCTTTCATTTAGAAAACTAAACTGCTTAGATATCTCTGGAACTGGGCTCAAG GATATCAAAGCTGTCAAACACAAACTCCAGACTCACATAGGCCTTGTTCACTCCAAAGTGCCTTTGAAGGAATTTgatcatagtaactgcaagacaGAGGGCTGGGCTGACCAG ATTGTTCTGCAATGGGAGCGTGTGACCGTAGAATCAGTGCAACCACGAAAAAACATGGACCTTCGAAAAACAGCTCTCAACTTCT ATCAGACCCGGGCGCCAATGGAAGCCTCAAGGAAGTGTCCCCTGGCAGACACCCACATGAACTCTTCTGGGAAACTCCAGTTCTATAGAGAGAAAGCCTCAGACTGCCATGGGCCATCATTGAAACATGAAGCTGCCTTGAGCCAAGAGACAAAGAAGAGCAAGAAGAGAGCTTTTGAGGAGTCAGAGCCCGAACAGAATAACACTCCACAGTCTTCAAAGCAGAAATATGTATGTCTGACTGTGGACGACTGGGACTTGTTAAATTCCTACTGA